The following proteins are co-located in the Defluviitalea raffinosedens genome:
- the ytvI gene encoding sporulation integral membrane protein YtvI: MTDFYQKHKQVIHRLLIIGIIILGVYLFFRYIFSYVAPFVVAWILSSLIEPMVRWFHKKLKLSRGFSSILSIIIMLIFIGTICTGIIMKIGEQAQEFAKELPSYYANFTQTLENLRWKTESLMFGLPINIQTFLMDHINQVIKHFSNMLAPGVGKGSISFVAALPNALFFTIVTLIATFFMSKDKEKMRAFIERQMPKSWVIKMDIIRRDLLGALLGYIRTQLILMIFTSTICMIGLSILRFEYSLLIGILIGIVDAFPVFGSGTILIPWAVYHGITGNLYEAVGLLIIYGVVVLFRQTFEPKVLGSQIGVYPLFTLMAMYIGIKLFGFLGIIIGPVFVIFLKTLQKIGILPKWK; encoded by the coding sequence ATGACGGATTTCTATCAAAAACATAAACAAGTTATCCATAGGCTTTTGATTATAGGAATAATTATATTGGGAGTATATTTATTTTTCCGATATATCTTCTCTTATGTTGCGCCTTTTGTTGTGGCTTGGATTCTTTCTTCTTTGATAGAGCCTATGGTACGGTGGTTTCACAAAAAACTTAAACTTTCCCGAGGGTTTTCCAGCATATTGTCCATTATCATTATGCTTATTTTTATTGGAACCATATGTACAGGCATTATCATGAAAATCGGTGAGCAAGCCCAGGAATTTGCCAAAGAACTTCCCAGTTATTATGCAAATTTCACACAGACTTTAGAAAACTTAAGGTGGAAAACCGAGAGCTTAATGTTTGGACTGCCCATCAATATCCAAACGTTTTTAATGGATCATATAAATCAAGTAATTAAGCATTTTTCCAATATGTTGGCACCAGGAGTGGGTAAAGGTTCCATAAGCTTTGTGGCAGCCCTTCCCAATGCCTTATTTTTTACAATCGTCACTTTGATTGCCACATTCTTTATGAGTAAAGATAAAGAAAAAATGCGTGCCTTTATTGAAAGGCAGATGCCCAAATCCTGGGTTATAAAGATGGATATTATCAGAAGGGATTTACTAGGAGCGCTCTTAGGATATATAAGAACCCAGCTCATTCTTATGATCTTTACATCAACGATTTGCATGATTGGCCTTAGCATTCTGAGATTTGAATATTCTCTTTTAATAGGTATTCTCATTGGTATCGTAGATGCATTTCCTGTTTTTGGAAGCGGAACAATCCTGATTCCCTGGGCGGTTTATCATGGGATAACGGGCAATCTTTATGAAGCAGTAGGCCTTTTGATTATTTATGGCGTAGTGGTACTTTTCAGACAGACTTTTGAACCGAAGGTTTTAGGAAGTCAAATCGGTGTATATCCTCTATTTACTTTAATGGCCATGTATATAGGTATTAAATTATTTGGTTTTCTGGGGATTATTATAGGACCTGTTTTTGTGATTTTCTTAAAAACTCTGCAGAAAATAGGTATCCTTCCCAAATGGAAATAA
- a CDS encoding SDR family NAD(P)-dependent oxidoreductase — translation MQFNFKGKKALVTGGGSGLGRECALLFAQNGADVLIADSKKERCEKVAEEVRNLGAQAIAYEVDVTDYEQVAKMYKTIVEQWGTVDYVVNSAGVCLTEELTKQSIDDINLSIDVNIKGVIYSCREALAIMRPKKFGKIINMSSIAAKACLGGFSVYSATKAAVLAATASLGREAALDNVTVNCICPGIIKTSMWEEILDQMAGDDQAERDRVWAEWVKGTPNGKPQDPIDIANMVAFLCTEEARYITAQNIGVDGGFTF, via the coding sequence ATGCAATTTAATTTTAAAGGAAAGAAAGCATTAGTAACTGGCGGTGGCAGTGGACTTGGAAGAGAATGTGCACTATTATTTGCTCAAAATGGAGCAGATGTATTAATTGCTGATTCAAAAAAAGAAAGATGCGAAAAGGTTGCTGAAGAAGTAAGAAATCTTGGTGCACAAGCTATTGCATATGAAGTGGATGTGACTGATTATGAGCAAGTAGCAAAAATGTACAAAACAATAGTTGAACAATGGGGTACTGTTGATTATGTTGTAAATAGTGCTGGTGTATGTTTAACAGAAGAACTTACAAAACAAAGTATAGATGATATTAATTTATCAATCGATGTTAATATTAAAGGCGTTATATACTCTTGTAGAGAAGCTTTAGCAATCATGAGACCTAAAAAGTTTGGTAAAATTATAAATATGTCTTCAATCGCAGCAAAAGCCTGCCTTGGCGGATTTAGTGTTTATAGTGCAACAAAAGCTGCAGTTTTGGCAGCGACAGCATCTTTAGGAAGAGAGGCTGCACTTGATAATGTAACTGTTAACTGTATTTGTCCAGGTATTATCAAAACAAGTATGTGGGAAGAAATTTTAGACCAAATGGCTGGCGATGATCAGGCAGAACGGGATCGTGTATGGGCAGAATGGGTTAAAGGAACACCTAATGGCAAACCTCAAGATCCAATAGATATTGCAAATATGGTTGCATTCTTATGTACTGAAGAAGCAAGATACATAACTGCACAAAATATTGGTGTAGATGGCGGCTTTACATTCTAA
- a CDS encoding immunoglobulin-like domain-containing protein, whose protein sequence is MKKRRIVSFILTFVMTLSMFSGVYIPLVFAEESAGAVVGDMVYDLILHYDMRNVNGIETQKIVRDVSGYTVNFDGILKNAEKSQVVKNDEVGFISFKGGSASANSSYVEIPKGSDGKDVLEHVDGGVTVSTLVNWENDGDNRWIFGFGKVHEDIEYGNAYFFVTPFHGNNRTIVSGISEGGWRTETRIAGPSPLTANKWKLVTSVLNEVEQTITVYVDGVQVAHGSIKKADNSDRKIANIIDYNASYSGFLSKSIFGNDAYCKEKIADFRVYGGPLSSSEVAALYVEAQSKILKLHQLTIDDAKESLNIILANADEKMDAITKNITLPTTGNNGVQVTWSSSNPDVISTTGVVTRPAMDAEDATVTLTATLSYEGLTDTKEFTVKVLKEFSEQAAAEVDASKLVIYNQDNIKGNIRLATKGENGSTITWVSSDPEIIKGTAQAEAAGDPTLLGRVTRPKDGDKNVTLTAVVQLGSATVEKPFNLKVKKDPGNLDYDAYFFAYFTGEYEGGEEISFAVAEEPLKWRSLNNGKSIIQSKMGEEGLRDPFVLRSHEGDKFYLLATDLKMGESTNFDQAQITGSHYIMIWESDDLVNWSEQRMVEVAPKKGGNTWAPEAFYDEKTGDYVVFWASSMKVEDTYGKYRNGRPSGQYNVMYYATTRDFYTFSEPKVYIDDAFPTIDTTMIEHNGTIYRFTKSEVNMKVYYEKANNVFYDKDGIEANGYQFDLVGNTRNGFNGTIGHGSNNEGPTVFKDIHEDKWYMFLDSWPYHVRYTTNLDDASQFVNNLLPESEYALPPGPRHGTVIPITREEYNALQAKYGVAGPVPSNNPVVHYTFDAGTINGTTVKDVSGNNHDARLVGGATTVANTITDLGNAVELNGSTAYVEMPQNLIKDLNLEKMTIATWVKADKNLPNQRIFDFGSETGRVANRNTMYLSTQGDLANLEFAIVTPFTEKFGSSTATLGSNYKYALRAKRMDANVWHHVAITIDGFDAVLYVDGTEVARSSVFNVEPRMLLETTKNYIGKSRNDNHNLFDGQIDDFRIYNRALSAEEIADLVGDYDIPPGEVIPSGSELILDYDMKNVEGTTVKDSKGNFDGTWINKEKASYMGNDKVGAVSFAGGSTDSYIEVPQGVLDGLTDVTVSALVNWKGQNEAEWIFCFGQDQNKYIFVTPKKNSGNRSARAGFGITSWSNEAGADASMTLPSNEWKLVTAVYSGTDQVVTLYVDGEEVGTGSTRGYTLAQINNTGGRSGYVAKSFYTADPYYGGMIADFEVYNGALTESEVKALMPAANEKIVELNKILFDFVADKLDYAHFLSKNVSKDEVITNLSLPTQWESGTTISWQSDKPNVIANDGTVIRPSYADGDQVVTLTATITDGVNTKTRTFTVTVIKMSPDAQRVKLDKEALTVYNINDVRGNLTLPTKGANGSEITWVSSNEAVITPTGEVVRPAHGSGDTYVTLTATITAGNVSDTKIFVAVVREMPEKEELAGYLFAYFIGEGYSNGEQIYMALSKGNDPLHWTELNSGNPIFTSELGENGVRDPFIIRSPEGDKFYLIATDLKIYGNGNWDRAQRYGSLYIMVWESTDLVNWSKQRMVQVSPEVAGCTWAPEAFYDHTTGEYIVFWASKIYPDESKTGSPNQRIMYAKTRDFYTFTEAKEYYNPGYSVIDTTMIEHNGKIYRFTKDERGNSSSSPNGKFIFQEVGDSILGNFRMIKEGIGKGSISQGEGPTIFKANGEDKWYLFIDEFGGRGYVPFETTDLDSGNWTMSSNYQLPSRPRHGTVLPVTATEYERLQNNLPIEVEEPNTGSVTGVTLNKDRATLKVGEEVQLTATITPANATNKAVVWVSSDSSVATVDQTGKVKAQKAGTATITVVTVDGSYTAECVVTVQDQEGPKPEVIKVTGVTLDRTTANVTVNKTIQLIATVKPANATNKKVTWSSSNTSVATVDQTGKVTGVKAGTAIITVTTEDGNFKAQCTVTVTNPSSGGSGGSGGSGGGSSSGGSQPAKETDQPKEEVKDETPTTTETEQGKTPSSQTADFKDTAGHWASEAIDKLVEEGIISGYPDGTFRPNAEITRAEFVTLVCRMLGLEPINSPSEFKDVDSNAWYAGYINAIREAGLIGGYEDGTFKPDKKITREEAFVILYRMAKEKLAASGNHPNFADDESIAAWAREAVEALVSAGVVGGYEDGTIKPKNNITRAETVKILAYFLN, encoded by the coding sequence ATGAAGAAAAGAAGAATAGTGTCATTTATCTTAACTTTCGTCATGACGCTTAGTATGTTTTCGGGTGTTTACATACCTCTGGTTTTTGCAGAAGAATCTGCGGGAGCTGTGGTAGGAGATATGGTTTATGACCTGATTCTCCACTATGATATGAGGAATGTTAATGGAATTGAAACCCAGAAAATCGTAAGGGATGTTTCAGGCTATACAGTAAATTTCGATGGAATATTAAAAAATGCTGAAAAGAGTCAAGTAGTAAAAAATGATGAAGTCGGTTTTATCAGCTTTAAAGGTGGCTCTGCCAGTGCGAATAGTTCTTATGTTGAAATACCAAAGGGCAGCGATGGCAAGGATGTATTAGAACATGTTGACGGTGGAGTAACTGTATCTACCCTTGTAAATTGGGAAAATGATGGGGATAATCGCTGGATCTTTGGATTCGGTAAAGTTCATGAAGATATAGAGTATGGAAATGCATACTTTTTTGTTACACCTTTTCATGGTAATAACAGAACAATCGTTTCAGGAATATCCGAAGGAGGTTGGAGAACTGAAACACGTATCGCAGGACCATCTCCTCTAACAGCTAATAAATGGAAGCTGGTAACTTCTGTATTGAACGAAGTAGAGCAAACGATTACTGTCTATGTAGATGGCGTACAGGTGGCTCATGGTTCAATTAAGAAGGCAGATAACAGTGATCGTAAGATAGCTAACATTATTGATTATAATGCTAGTTATTCTGGTTTCTTAAGTAAATCCATCTTCGGTAATGATGCTTATTGTAAAGAAAAAATTGCCGATTTCCGTGTTTATGGCGGACCATTATCTTCTAGTGAAGTAGCTGCATTGTATGTTGAAGCACAAAGCAAAATTCTAAAATTACATCAGCTTACAATAGATGATGCTAAAGAATCCCTAAATATTATTTTAGCAAATGCTGATGAAAAGATGGATGCCATTACAAAGAATATTACCCTTCCAACTACAGGAAATAATGGAGTTCAAGTAACATGGAGTTCAAGTAACCCTGATGTTATTTCTACTACAGGAGTGGTTACCCGTCCAGCAATGGATGCTGAGGATGCCACGGTAACTCTTACGGCGACCTTAAGCTATGAGGGCCTTACAGATACTAAAGAGTTTACAGTAAAAGTATTAAAAGAGTTTTCAGAACAGGCAGCAGCCGAAGTAGATGCTTCTAAATTAGTGATTTATAACCAGGACAATATTAAAGGAAATATCAGATTAGCTACCAAGGGTGAAAATGGTTCAACCATTACATGGGTATCCAGTGATCCAGAAATCATCAAAGGTACAGCCCAAGCTGAAGCAGCAGGAGATCCAACTCTTTTAGGAAGAGTAACCCGTCCTAAAGATGGGGACAAAAATGTTACATTAACTGCTGTTGTTCAATTAGGATCTGCAACAGTGGAAAAACCGTTTAATTTAAAAGTAAAGAAAGATCCCGGAAATCTGGATTATGATGCATATTTCTTTGCATATTTTACAGGGGAATATGAAGGCGGAGAAGAAATTTCTTTTGCCGTAGCAGAAGAACCATTGAAATGGAGATCTTTAAATAATGGTAAATCCATTATCCAATCCAAAATGGGAGAAGAAGGATTAAGAGACCCATTCGTTTTACGTTCTCATGAAGGAGATAAATTCTATTTATTGGCTACTGATTTAAAAATGGGAGAAAGTACAAACTTCGACCAAGCTCAAATTACAGGAAGCCATTACATAATGATTTGGGAATCTGATGACCTTGTAAACTGGAGCGAACAAAGAATGGTAGAAGTAGCTCCTAAAAAAGGTGGAAATACCTGGGCTCCTGAAGCTTTCTATGATGAAAAGACAGGGGATTATGTGGTATTCTGGGCTTCTTCTATGAAAGTAGAGGATACTTACGGAAAATATCGAAATGGTAGACCATCTGGCCAATACAATGTAATGTATTATGCTACTACCAGAGATTTCTATACCTTCTCAGAACCTAAGGTATACATTGATGATGCATTCCCAACCATTGACACAACAATGATTGAACACAATGGTACAATTTACAGATTTACAAAATCAGAAGTAAACATGAAAGTTTACTACGAAAAAGCAAATAACGTATTCTATGATAAAGATGGCATCGAAGCTAACGGTTATCAATTTGACTTAGTAGGAAATACAAGAAATGGATTTAACGGAACCATTGGTCATGGAAGCAATAATGAAGGACCAACCGTATTTAAAGATATTCATGAAGATAAATGGTATATGTTCCTGGATTCATGGCCATATCATGTGCGTTATACTACAAATTTAGATGATGCTTCACAATTTGTGAACAACCTTCTTCCAGAATCTGAATATGCACTGCCACCGGGACCAAGACATGGTACAGTTATACCTATAACAAGAGAAGAATACAATGCACTTCAGGCAAAATATGGTGTAGCAGGACCAGTGCCTTCAAATAATCCAGTTGTACATTATACTTTTGATGCAGGTACGATCAATGGAACAACTGTAAAAGATGTATCCGGAAATAATCATGATGCTAGATTAGTAGGTGGAGCAACAACTGTTGCAAATACTATTACAGATTTAGGCAATGCGGTTGAACTTAACGGATCCACAGCATATGTAGAAATGCCTCAGAACCTTATTAAAGATTTGAATCTTGAAAAAATGACAATTGCAACATGGGTTAAAGCAGATAAAAATCTTCCAAATCAAAGAATCTTTGATTTTGGATCAGAAACCGGCAGAGTTGCGAACAGAAATACAATGTATTTGAGCACTCAGGGAGACTTAGCGAATTTAGAATTTGCTATAGTAACACCATTCACAGAAAAATTCGGAAGCTCCACAGCAACATTAGGTTCAAATTACAAATATGCTCTAAGAGCGAAGAGAATGGATGCTAATGTATGGCATCATGTTGCAATTACCATTGATGGTTTTGATGCTGTATTATATGTAGATGGTACTGAAGTAGCAAGAAGCTCTGTCTTTAACGTAGAACCAAGAATGCTTCTTGAAACAACCAAGAACTATATTGGTAAATCAAGAAATGATAATCATAATCTTTTTGATGGCCAAATAGATGATTTTAGAATTTACAATCGTGCATTGAGTGCTGAAGAAATAGCTGATTTAGTTGGAGACTATGATATTCCTCCGGGAGAAGTAATTCCATCAGGTTCTGAATTGATCTTAGATTATGACATGAAGAATGTTGAAGGAACCACCGTAAAAGACAGCAAAGGTAACTTTGATGGAACCTGGATTAACAAAGAAAAAGCATCTTACATGGGCAATGATAAAGTAGGAGCAGTAAGCTTTGCAGGCGGAAGCACTGATTCTTATATCGAAGTTCCTCAAGGTGTTTTAGATGGATTAACCGATGTGACTGTATCTGCTTTAGTAAACTGGAAAGGACAAAACGAAGCAGAATGGATTTTCTGTTTTGGTCAAGACCAAAATAAATATATTTTCGTTACACCTAAAAAGAATTCCGGAAATAGAAGTGCTCGTGCTGGATTCGGTATCACAAGCTGGTCAAACGAAGCAGGGGCAGATGCATCAATGACTTTACCATCCAACGAATGGAAGTTAGTTACAGCAGTATATTCAGGAACAGACCAAGTGGTTACATTGTATGTTGATGGTGAAGAAGTTGGTACAGGTTCAACAAGAGGATATACTTTGGCGCAAATCAACAATACAGGCGGAAGAAGCGGTTATGTTGCAAAATCTTTCTACACAGCGGACCCATATTATGGTGGAATGATTGCAGACTTTGAAGTTTATAACGGTGCGTTAACAGAATCTGAAGTAAAAGCTCTAATGCCAGCAGCAAATGAAAAGATTGTTGAACTTAACAAGATCCTTTTCGATTTTGTTGCAGACAAGTTGGATTATGCTCATTTCCTTTCCAAGAATGTAAGCAAAGATGAAGTTATAACTAACTTGTCCCTGCCAACTCAATGGGAATCAGGAACTACAATTTCATGGCAATCTGATAAGCCAAACGTTATTGCAAATGACGGTACAGTTATAAGACCAAGTTATGCAGACGGAGACCAGGTAGTTACATTAACAGCAACCATCACTGATGGTGTAAATACAAAAACCAGAACATTCACAGTAACAGTAATTAAAATGTCTCCAGATGCACAAAGAGTAAAATTAGATAAAGAAGCATTAACCGTATACAATATTAATGATGTAAGAGGTAATTTGACATTACCTACCAAAGGCGCAAATGGTTCAGAGATTACCTGGGTATCTTCCAATGAAGCAGTCATTACACCAACAGGAGAAGTTGTTCGTCCTGCCCATGGCAGTGGAGATACATATGTAACCCTTACAGCAACCATTACCGCAGGCAATGTATCTGATACAAAAATATTTGTTGCAGTTGTTAGAGAAATGCCAGAAAAAGAAGAATTAGCAGGATACTTATTCGCTTACTTCATCGGAGAAGGCTATTCTAACGGAGAACAAATATACATGGCATTAAGCAAGGGAAATGATCCATTACATTGGACTGAACTTAACAGTGGTAATCCTATTTTCACATCTGAATTAGGTGAAAATGGAGTAAGAGACCCATTCATTATCAGATCTCCGGAAGGTGATAAATTCTATCTCATCGCTACTGACCTTAAAATATATGGCAATGGTAACTGGGATAGAGCTCAAAGATACGGAAGCCTATATATTATGGTATGGGAATCCACAGATTTAGTAAACTGGTCCAAACAAAGAATGGTACAGGTTTCTCCTGAAGTTGCAGGCTGTACCTGGGCGCCGGAAGCATTTTATGATCATACAACCGGAGAGTATATCGTATTCTGGGCATCTAAGATTTATCCGGATGAAAGTAAAACCGGCAGTCCAAACCAAAGAATCATGTATGCTAAAACAAGAGATTTCTACACATTCACAGAAGCAAAAGAATACTACAATCCTGGATATTCTGTAATTGACACAACCATGATTGAGCACAATGGCAAAATCTACAGATTTACTAAAGATGAAAGAGGAAACTCATCTTCATCACCTAATGGTAAATTTATATTCCAGGAAGTGGGAGATTCTATCCTTGGTAACTTTAGAATGATTAAAGAAGGAATCGGTAAAGGTTCAATCAGCCAAGGTGAAGGTCCTACAATCTTTAAGGCAAACGGAGAAGATAAATGGTATCTGTTTATCGATGAGTTTGGCGGAAGAGGATATGTACCATTTGAAACAACCGATTTAGATTCAGGTAATTGGACAATGTCCAGTAACTATCAATTACCTTCCCGTCCACGTCACGGAACTGTATTACCTGTTACAGCTACAGAATATGAAAGATTACAAAACAATCTGCCAATAGAAGTTGAAGAGCCAAATACAGGTTCAGTAACTGGTGTAACATTAAACAAAGATCGTGCTACCTTAAAGGTTGGAGAAGAAGTACAATTAACAGCAACCATAACCCCAGCTAATGCAACCAACAAAGCTGTTGTATGGGTAAGCAGTGATTCTTCTGTAGCAACAGTAGACCAAACTGGAAAAGTAAAAGCACAAAAAGCAGGAACTGCAACAATTACTGTAGTTACAGTGGATGGAAGCTACACTGCAGAATGTGTTGTGACTGTTCAAGATCAGGAAGGACCAAAACCAGAAGTTATTAAAGTAACAGGAGTAACCTTAGACAGGACTACTGCAAATGTAACAGTTAACAAGACAATCCAACTGATTGCAACAGTAAAGCCAGCCAATGCAACCAATAAGAAAGTAACCTGGTCAAGCAGTAATACCTCCGTAGCAACAGTGGACCAAACAGGAAAAGTAACAGGAGTGAAGGCAGGTACTGCAATCATAACCGTTACAACCGAAGATGGAAACTTTAAAGCACAATGTACTGTGACTGTTACAAATCCATCTTCTGGTGGATCTGGTGGATCAGGCGGCTCTGGCGGTGGCAGCAGTTCAGGTGGAAGCCAACCTGCAAAAGAAACAGACCAACCTAAAGAAGAAGTAAAAGACGAAACACCAACAACTACAGAAACCGAACAAGGTAAAACACCGTCTTCACAAACTGCAGATTTTAAAGATACAGCAGGGCACTGGGCAAGTGAAGCAATTGATAAATTGGTTGAAGAAGGTATCATCAGCGGATATCCGGATGGAACTTTCAGACCAAATGCCGAGATTACCAGAGCAGAATTTGTCACCTTAGTATGCAGAATGTTAGGTTTAGAACCAATTAATAGTCCATCCGAATTCAAGGATGTAGACTCTAATGCATGGTATGCAGGATATATCAATGCAATAAGAGAAGCAGGACTTATTGGTGGCTATGAAGACGGAACCTTTAAGCCGGATAAGAAGATTACAAGAGAAGAAGCTTTCGTAATCCTCTATAGAATGGCGAAAGAAAAACTTGCTGCATCAGGAAACCATCCAAATTTTGCAGATGATGAAAGTATAGCAGCATGGGCAAGAGAAGCAGTAGAAGCATTGGTATCAGCAGGAGTAGTAGGCGGCTATGAAGACGGAACCATAAAACCAAAGAACAATATTACCCGTGCTGAAACAGTAAAGATCCTTGCTTATTTCTTAAATTAA
- the dpaL gene encoding diaminopropionate ammonia-lyase has product MAKVHEAYGIKVVINERKADWKPKFLSEEEIKSTRKFHTTMDGYKATPLVSLENLAKQLGVSKIYVKDESYRFGLNAFKALGVTYAIAKLLCEKLDVDIDSVGFDYFKLPEVAEKIKDMVFVTATDGNHGKAVAWTATQLGCKSIVYMPKGSSLRRVQTIKEAGAKVYITEVNYDDTVRLAKQKAEEIGGFLVQDTAWEGYEKIPNWICRGYTTMAAEALDQMKLDGIIRPTHVFLQAGVGSFAGAVLGYYVNVFKDQCPITIIVEPEKAACIYKSALINDNNPHSVTGDLDTIMAGLACGEPNIVTWEILRDFAGAYVSCPDYVAAKGMRVLANPTGSDRKVVSGESGAVGLGLVSLLLEREELKELKNKLQLDEHSVILCFSTEGDTDPEDYKKVVDDGKNPSIFE; this is encoded by the coding sequence ATGGCAAAGGTACATGAAGCATATGGAATCAAAGTTGTAATAAATGAGAGAAAAGCAGATTGGAAGCCAAAATTTTTAAGTGAAGAAGAGATAAAAAGTACAAGAAAATTCCATACTACTATGGACGGCTATAAAGCGACGCCATTGGTAAGTTTGGAAAATTTGGCAAAGCAGTTGGGCGTTTCTAAGATTTATGTTAAGGATGAATCCTATAGATTTGGATTAAATGCATTTAAGGCCCTGGGTGTAACTTATGCCATAGCAAAGCTTTTATGTGAAAAATTAGATGTAGATATAGATTCTGTAGGCTTTGATTACTTTAAATTACCGGAAGTTGCAGAAAAAATAAAGGATATGGTATTTGTTACTGCAACGGATGGAAACCATGGAAAAGCAGTAGCCTGGACTGCCACTCAACTGGGATGCAAATCCATTGTCTATATGCCGAAGGGTTCTTCGTTAAGAAGAGTTCAGACGATTAAGGAAGCTGGGGCAAAAGTCTATATTACAGAGGTCAATTATGATGATACTGTCAGGTTAGCCAAGCAAAAGGCTGAAGAAATCGGTGGCTTTTTGGTGCAAGATACGGCATGGGAGGGATATGAAAAAATTCCTAATTGGATTTGCCGGGGCTATACAACTATGGCGGCTGAAGCTTTGGACCAAATGAAGCTGGACGGTATTATAAGACCTACCCATGTATTTTTGCAGGCAGGAGTAGGATCTTTTGCGGGAGCAGTTCTTGGTTATTATGTAAATGTTTTTAAAGACCAATGTCCTATAACGATTATAGTGGAACCTGAAAAGGCTGCCTGTATCTATAAGTCTGCTTTAATAAATGACAACAATCCCCATTCTGTTACAGGAGATTTAGACACTATTATGGCGGGCCTTGCCTGTGGGGAGCCCAATATAGTCACCTGGGAAATTTTAAGGGACTTTGCCGGTGCCTATGTATCATGTCCTGATTATGTAGCGGCTAAAGGAATGAGGGTATTGGCAAATCCTACAGGAAGTGACAGAAAAGTGGTATCTGGCGAGTCAGGAGCAGTTGGACTAGGCCTTGTATCTTTACTTCTGGAAAGAGAAGAATTAAAGGAGTTAAAAAATAAACTGCAGTTAGATGAGCATTCAGTAATACTATGTTTTAGCACTGAAGGAGATACCGATCCCGAAGATTATAAAAAGGTTGTTGATGATGGAAAAAATCCGAGTATTTTTGAATAG
- a CDS encoding fumarate hydratase: MLKEIHTSKIQDAVARLCMESNYYLSEDIKEGLISSKAKEISPLGQSILDDIIENAEVAQKRAIPICQDTGTAVVFVEIGQDVHVVGDSLEEAIQNGIRKGYQEGFLRKSMVEDPLLRVNTKDNTPAIIHYSIVKGEHIKITLAPKGGGSENMSALKMLKPSDGMEGVEEFVLKTVDEAGSNACPPLVVGVGIGGNFEMAPLLAKKALLRPINQSNPKKHIKEMEDRLLMKINALGIGPQGLGGRTTALGVNIEVFPTHIASLPVAVNIGCHVTRHKTVIL; encoded by the coding sequence ATTTTGAAAGAAATACATACCAGTAAAATCCAAGATGCAGTTGCCAGGCTTTGCATGGAGTCCAATTACTATTTATCAGAAGATATAAAGGAAGGACTCATAAGCTCAAAAGCCAAAGAAATAAGTCCTTTAGGTCAAAGTATTCTCGATGATATTATTGAAAATGCAGAAGTTGCACAAAAAAGGGCAATTCCCATATGTCAGGATACAGGAACGGCGGTTGTCTTTGTTGAAATAGGACAAGATGTTCATGTGGTAGGCGATTCTCTGGAAGAAGCTATTCAAAATGGCATACGAAAAGGTTATCAAGAAGGATTTTTAAGAAAATCCATGGTAGAAGATCCTCTCCTTCGGGTAAACACCAAAGACAATACTCCTGCAATCATACATTATTCCATTGTTAAAGGAGAACATATAAAAATTACCCTGGCGCCGAAAGGCGGCGGCAGTGAAAACATGAGTGCCTTAAAAATGCTAAAACCTTCGGACGGAATGGAAGGAGTAGAAGAGTTCGTTCTAAAAACAGTGGACGAAGCAGGGTCTAACGCTTGTCCACCTCTGGTAGTGGGTGTTGGCATTGGAGGAAACTTTGAGATGGCACCTTTACTTGCCAAAAAGGCACTTCTTAGGCCGATCAATCAATCCAATCCTAAAAAACATATTAAAGAAATGGAAGACAGACTGCTGATGAAAATTAATGCATTAGGCATAGGACCTCAGGGGCTTGGAGGCAGAACGACAGCTCTTGGCGTCAATATCGAAGTATTTCCTACTCATATTGCAAGCTTGCCTGTAGCAGTCAATATAGGATGCCATGTCACAAGACATAAAACAGTGATCTTATAG